The following are encoded in a window of Mycolicibacterium tusciae JS617 genomic DNA:
- a CDS encoding transposase, translating to MRDQEFLLPPNMAEWLPDDHLVWFVLDVVERLDTSGFHQSRRVGGVGRAGYDPDMLLALLVYAYACGERSSRRIERLCLDHVAYRVVCAQDAPDHSTLARFRAAHDTAFIDLFAQVLRLCSEAGMVSVGVISIDGTKIAANASKSANRSHDWVREHARRIAEDVVSEAAEVDAVEDAAEAAAGPDTQPPAELSTRAGRAAAIKKAMEEIQRKDACDAEADAADAARQADYLRRLEAGETPTGPPPAGVDQVRLHQARIARDQRRLAELGDRGGKPITERRSDVRKSIKRWQAALEQARVEQAAGLADRRGAAARRRDYKNSRRAQRGASSVVNLTDPQARLMTEGSGGGSVQGYNSQIVSSDDHFIIGVHVSQDANDTNCFTPALDAATGQIQSLGKKIGTVLADAGYFTEDNLTSTGPDRLIAPGKNRETLQEAKHNPADGPPPPDLPPLEAMRHKMRQPDSVEQYKRRSATVEPVIGHLKDRIGLRRYARRGLQAVEAELHLGAAALNLTRLRLATA from the coding sequence GTGCGTGATCAGGAGTTTCTGCTGCCGCCGAATATGGCCGAGTGGCTGCCCGACGATCACTTGGTGTGGTTCGTGCTCGATGTGGTGGAACGGCTGGATACGTCGGGGTTTCATCAGAGCCGTCGCGTCGGTGGGGTGGGGCGGGCGGGCTATGACCCCGACATGTTGTTAGCGCTGTTGGTCTATGCGTATGCCTGTGGTGAGCGGTCCTCGCGGCGCATCGAGCGGTTGTGCCTCGATCATGTGGCCTATCGGGTGGTGTGTGCGCAGGACGCACCCGATCACAGCACGTTGGCGCGGTTCCGCGCGGCCCATGACACCGCGTTCATCGATCTGTTCGCTCAAGTCCTGCGGTTGTGTTCTGAAGCCGGGATGGTGTCGGTCGGGGTGATCTCGATCGATGGCACCAAGATCGCGGCCAATGCCTCGAAATCAGCCAATCGTTCCCATGATTGGGTGCGCGAACACGCCCGCCGGATCGCCGAAGACGTGGTCAGCGAGGCCGCTGAGGTCGATGCCGTCGAGGACGCCGCCGAAGCCGCCGCCGGCCCGGACACGCAACCGCCTGCCGAGTTGAGCACCCGGGCCGGTCGGGCGGCCGCGATCAAGAAGGCGATGGAGGAAATCCAACGCAAAGATGCCTGCGACGCTGAGGCTGACGCTGCCGATGCGGCTCGCCAGGCGGACTATCTGCGGCGCTTGGAAGCCGGGGAAACCCCGACCGGCCCACCCCCGGCGGGGGTGGATCAGGTCCGTCTGCACCAGGCCAGGATCGCGCGTGATCAGCGGCGTCTGGCCGAACTGGGCGACAGGGGTGGCAAGCCAATCACCGAGCGGCGCAGCGATGTTCGTAAGAGCATCAAGCGCTGGCAGGCGGCGCTAGAGCAGGCGCGCGTCGAGCAGGCGGCGGGGTTGGCAGATCGGCGGGGAGCAGCAGCGCGCCGACGTGACTACAAAAATTCCCGGCGGGCCCAGCGGGGTGCATCGTCGGTGGTCAACCTGACCGACCCTCAGGCCCGGTTGATGACCGAAGGTTCGGGCGGAGGATCGGTGCAGGGCTACAACAGCCAGATCGTGTCCTCCGATGACCACTTCATCATCGGCGTGCACGTGTCCCAAGACGCCAACGACACCAACTGCTTCACACCGGCCCTGGATGCGGCCACCGGCCAGATCCAATCGCTGGGTAAGAAGATCGGGACGGTGTTGGCCGACGCCGGCTACTTCACCGAAGACAACCTCACCAGCACCGGTCCCGACCGCCTCATCGCCCCTGGTAAGAACCGCGAGACACTCCAGGAGGCCAAGCACAACCCCGCTGACGGGCCGCCCCCACCCGATCTACCCCCGCTGGAGGCCATGCGGCACAAGATGCGACAGCCCGACAGCGTCGAGCAATACAAACGCCGATCAGCCACCGTGGAACCCGTCATCGGACACCTCAAAGATCGAATCGGCTTGCGCCGCTACGCCCGCCGCGGCCTGCAAGCCGTCGAAGCCGAACTGCACCTGGGGGCCGCAGCACTCAACCTCACCCGACTCCGCCTGGCCACCGCGTAG
- the dtd gene encoding D-aminoacyl-tRNA deacylase, with product MRVLVQRVTSAAVRVDGEVVGAVRPAGQGLVALVGVTHDDDTSKAQRMAEKLWQLRILDDERSASDVGAPILVVSQFTLYANTAKGRRPAWNAAAPRSVAEPLVTAFADGLRALGAQVEAGVFGAHMQVELVNDGPVTVLLEL from the coding sequence ATGCGCGTTCTGGTGCAACGGGTGACGTCGGCGGCGGTCCGGGTCGACGGTGAGGTGGTCGGGGCGGTGCGTCCGGCAGGCCAGGGTTTGGTCGCGCTGGTTGGCGTCACGCACGATGACGACACGTCGAAGGCGCAGCGGATGGCCGAAAAGCTCTGGCAGCTGCGCATTCTGGACGACGAGCGCTCGGCGAGCGACGTCGGCGCCCCGATCCTCGTCGTCAGCCAGTTCACGCTCTATGCGAACACCGCCAAGGGCCGCAGGCCCGCCTGGAACGCCGCCGCTCCGCGGTCGGTGGCCGAACCGCTGGTGACAGCGTTCGCCGACGGTCTGCGCGCACTCGGCGCACAGGTGGAAGCGGGCGTGTTCGGGGCGCATATGCAGGTCGAGCTCGTCAACGACGGCCCTGTGACGGTGCTGCTGGAGTTGTGA
- a CDS encoding heavy-metal-associated domain-containing protein, producing MSTTTVTVTGMSCGHCATSVREEITEIPGVRAVDVDLVSGNVTIDSDGAVEAAAIRTAVEDAGYQLAG from the coding sequence ATGAGCACGACTACGGTCACCGTAACCGGGATGAGCTGCGGACATTGCGCCACGTCGGTGCGCGAGGAAATCACCGAGATCCCCGGCGTCCGAGCGGTCGATGTGGACCTGGTCAGCGGCAACGTCACCATCGATAGTGACGGCGCCGTCGAGGCGGCCGCGATCAGGACTGCCGTCGAGGACGCCGGCTACCAGCTGGCCGGCTGA
- a CDS encoding heavy metal translocating P-type ATPase, producing MSVVELSVDGMTCASCANRIEKKLNKIDGVTATVNFATEKARVEFGDDVTADQLVATVQDAGYQAHLPTSHPVAVDDDPTAALRTRLLICLTLTVPVVAMAMVPAWQFTYWQWLSLALAVPVVLWGAWPFHRAAWSNLRHGTATMDTLISVGTLAALGWSVYALLWGTAGAPGMTHAFELTIGRTDGSGNIYLEAAAGVTTFILAGRYFEARSKRRAGAALRAMLELGAKDVTVRRNGAEQRIPIDQLNIDDEFVVRPGEKIATDGVVVEGRSAVDASLLTGESVPVDVEPGSDVVGATVNADGRLVVRATRVGSDTALAQISRLVTDAQNGKAHAQRLADRISGVFVPIVIALSVATLGFWIGTGGSVAAAFTAAVAVLIIACPCALGLATPTALMVGTGRGAQLGILIKGPEVLESTDQVDTILLDKTGTVTTGTMTLVDVITADGEHTDQILRLAGALEEPSEHPIAQAIAAGARGKVTELPAAADFTNLQGLGVRGVVDGVDVVVGRQRLFAQMPEKLDEAMRRAEAEGKTAVVVGRDGAAVGVLVVADAVKPTSADAVKELRALGLTPILLTGDNEATARTVAAQVGIDEVIAGVLPTEKVDVVKRLQADGKVVAMVGDGVNDAAALAQADLGLAMGSGADVAIEASDLTLVRNDLRTVGDAIGLSRRTLATIKGNLFWAFAYNVAALPLAAAGLLNPMIAGAVMAFSSVFVVSNSLRLRRFKPSR from the coding sequence ATGTCAGTCGTCGAACTCTCAGTGGACGGCATGACGTGCGCGTCGTGCGCCAACCGAATCGAGAAGAAGCTCAACAAGATCGATGGCGTCACGGCGACAGTCAATTTCGCAACCGAGAAGGCTCGGGTCGAGTTCGGTGATGACGTCACCGCCGACCAACTCGTGGCGACGGTGCAAGACGCTGGATACCAGGCACATCTGCCAACATCGCATCCCGTTGCGGTGGACGATGATCCGACCGCTGCCCTTCGAACGCGACTCCTAATCTGTCTGACACTGACCGTGCCGGTGGTCGCGATGGCCATGGTGCCCGCGTGGCAGTTCACGTACTGGCAGTGGCTCTCGCTGGCGTTGGCGGTGCCGGTAGTGCTGTGGGGCGCATGGCCGTTCCATCGCGCGGCGTGGTCGAACCTGCGGCACGGTACCGCCACCATGGACACGCTGATCTCGGTGGGAACCCTGGCTGCGCTGGGCTGGTCGGTGTATGCGCTGCTCTGGGGCACCGCGGGCGCACCGGGCATGACCCATGCGTTCGAGTTGACGATCGGGCGCACCGACGGCAGCGGCAACATCTATCTCGAGGCCGCGGCGGGAGTCACCACCTTCATTCTCGCCGGGCGCTACTTCGAGGCCAGGTCCAAGCGACGCGCGGGCGCAGCACTGCGAGCAATGCTGGAACTCGGCGCCAAAGACGTGACGGTCCGGAGAAACGGTGCTGAGCAACGCATCCCCATCGATCAGCTGAACATCGACGACGAGTTCGTGGTGCGCCCCGGCGAGAAGATCGCCACTGATGGCGTGGTAGTGGAGGGGCGTTCAGCGGTCGACGCGTCGCTGCTGACCGGAGAGTCGGTGCCGGTCGACGTCGAACCGGGTTCCGACGTGGTCGGTGCGACCGTCAACGCCGACGGCCGCCTGGTGGTGCGGGCAACCCGGGTCGGCTCCGACACCGCACTGGCGCAGATAAGCCGACTGGTCACCGACGCCCAGAACGGGAAGGCGCATGCCCAGCGTTTGGCGGACCGGATATCCGGCGTCTTCGTGCCGATCGTCATCGCGTTGTCCGTTGCGACACTGGGGTTCTGGATCGGCACAGGCGGATCGGTCGCGGCCGCGTTCACAGCGGCGGTAGCGGTGCTGATCATCGCGTGCCCATGCGCGCTGGGCCTCGCCACGCCGACGGCGTTGATGGTCGGTACGGGTCGGGGTGCGCAGCTGGGCATCCTGATCAAGGGGCCAGAGGTCTTGGAGTCCACAGATCAGGTCGACACCATCCTGCTGGACAAAACGGGCACGGTGACCACCGGCACGATGACCCTGGTCGACGTGATCACCGCCGACGGCGAGCACACGGACCAGATTCTGCGACTCGCAGGTGCGCTCGAGGAGCCATCCGAGCATCCGATTGCGCAGGCCATCGCGGCAGGCGCGCGGGGAAAGGTCACCGAATTGCCTGCGGCAGCGGACTTCACCAATCTTCAGGGGCTAGGCGTTCGAGGTGTCGTCGACGGCGTCGACGTGGTGGTCGGCCGACAGCGGCTCTTCGCGCAGATGCCGGAGAAACTCGATGAGGCCATGCGCCGCGCGGAGGCTGAAGGTAAAACGGCAGTGGTGGTCGGCCGGGACGGCGCAGCCGTCGGCGTACTGGTGGTCGCCGATGCGGTCAAACCGACGTCCGCCGACGCCGTCAAAGAGCTTCGCGCCCTGGGTCTTACGCCGATCCTGCTCACCGGCGACAACGAGGCGACGGCGCGGACGGTTGCCGCCCAAGTGGGCATCGACGAAGTCATTGCCGGTGTGCTGCCTACCGAGAAGGTCGACGTGGTCAAGCGGCTGCAGGCCGACGGCAAGGTCGTGGCGATGGTCGGTGACGGCGTCAACGATGCGGCCGCGCTCGCCCAAGCTGACCTCGGGCTGGCGATGGGTAGCGGTGCGGACGTAGCGATCGAGGCCAGTGACCTGACCCTGGTTCGCAACGACCTGCGCACCGTCGGTGACGCGATCGGACTGTCACGCAGGACGCTGGCGACGATCAAGGGCAACTTGTTCTGGGCGTTCGCCTATAACGTCGCCGCGCTGCCGTTGGCGGCAGCCGGCCTGCTCAACCCGATGATCGCTGGTGCCGTAATGGCTTTCAGCTCGGTCTTCGTCGTCAGCAACAGCCTGCGATTGCGCCGGTTCAAGCCGTCCCGGTAG
- a CDS encoding NAD-dependent epimerase/dehydratase family protein: MRGSKILITGPTGQVAVPVTKALAAHNEVWGIARFTDAAARDDLEKSGVRCETINLASGDFTGIPSDFDYVINLAVAKSGRWDKDLAANAESVGLLMAHCRGAKAFLHCSSGAVYDPPDDDPRSERAVLGDNHKPMFPTYSISKIAGEVVVRTMARTLGMPSTIARLNVPYGDNGGWPLFHMEMMLNGSPIPVPPGGPARYNLMHEDDIIATIPKLLEVASVPATTINWASEQFVSIQEWCTYLGSLVGTEPTFEESDRALRGNPLDVTFMRQLIGPATVDWKEGLRRMATKFHPELVG; the protein is encoded by the coding sequence ATGCGCGGTTCAAAGATCCTCATCACCGGTCCCACCGGGCAGGTCGCTGTTCCGGTCACCAAGGCGCTTGCCGCCCACAACGAGGTATGGGGCATCGCCCGCTTCACCGACGCCGCGGCGCGCGATGACCTCGAGAAGTCAGGCGTGCGCTGCGAGACCATCAACCTGGCCAGTGGTGACTTCACCGGCATTCCATCCGATTTCGACTATGTCATCAACCTCGCGGTCGCGAAGAGCGGGAGGTGGGACAAGGATCTCGCCGCCAATGCAGAGTCGGTCGGGCTCCTCATGGCGCACTGCCGTGGCGCGAAGGCCTTCCTGCACTGTTCGTCGGGGGCTGTTTACGATCCACCCGACGACGACCCCCGTTCTGAACGCGCCGTGCTCGGTGACAACCACAAGCCAATGTTCCCAACGTATTCCATCTCCAAGATCGCCGGCGAAGTCGTCGTCCGCACGATGGCACGAACGCTCGGCATGCCCAGCACCATCGCCCGTCTCAACGTGCCCTACGGCGATAACGGCGGGTGGCCGCTCTTTCACATGGAAATGATGCTCAACGGTTCACCGATCCCGGTTCCGCCGGGTGGGCCGGCCCGCTACAACCTGATGCACGAGGACGACATCATCGCCACCATCCCGAAACTCCTTGAGGTGGCTTCGGTTCCGGCGACCACCATCAACTGGGCCAGCGAGCAATTCGTCAGCATCCAGGAGTGGTGCACGTATCTGGGCTCGCTGGTGGGCACGGAGCCGACGTTCGAGGAAAGCGATCGCGCGTTGCGCGGCAATCCGCTGGACGTCACGTTCATGCGCCAACTCATCGGGCCCGCGACTGTCGACTGGAAAGAGGGACTCCGTCGAATGGCAACCAAGTTCCACCCGGAGCTGGTCGGCTGA
- a CDS encoding adenylate/guanylate cyclase domain-containing protein has translation MGRISHGWAVYVEPVAEDFDIEVSGLLDRLDGKARTERAELIEWLLGEGFTVDQIRGEVSPMLLPAGRIVGNDGVHVPARLICDEVGIDLELLGAMQSALGLPRADDPDAAIHLRADIEAAARVKIFLDMGLSREQVIAVARVLGHGLAQTAEAMREVVLEAVLSPGASELELAKSYEVLVREISPLLGPLCEDVLRVQLRHTLEIEAVSAAERAAGTLPGARSVAVAFADLVGFTKLGEAVPPEELENLASRLTSTAHDVVAPPVRFIKTIGDAVMLVSPDSVALLRTMLDLLAAAAKHVDFPQIRVGMSYGPAVSRAGDWFGSPVNVASRVTGAARPDSVLVAEPAREAIGEAGRFAWSFAGTRHFKGVKGETKVFRARVSDD, from the coding sequence ATGGGCCGAATATCGCACGGCTGGGCGGTATACGTTGAGCCGGTGGCCGAAGACTTCGACATCGAGGTGTCCGGGCTGCTGGACCGTCTCGACGGCAAGGCCCGCACCGAGCGGGCCGAACTCATCGAGTGGCTGCTGGGTGAGGGCTTCACCGTCGACCAGATTCGTGGCGAGGTCTCGCCGATGCTCTTGCCCGCGGGGCGGATCGTCGGCAACGACGGTGTGCATGTCCCGGCCCGTCTGATCTGCGACGAGGTCGGCATCGATCTTGAACTGCTCGGTGCGATGCAGTCCGCGCTCGGCCTGCCGAGAGCCGACGATCCGGACGCGGCGATTCATCTGCGCGCCGACATCGAAGCGGCCGCGCGCGTGAAGATCTTCCTGGACATGGGTTTGAGCCGCGAACAGGTGATCGCCGTGGCCAGGGTGCTGGGACATGGCCTCGCGCAGACTGCAGAAGCCATGCGGGAAGTCGTGCTCGAAGCAGTCCTGTCACCGGGGGCATCCGAACTCGAGCTCGCGAAGTCCTATGAGGTGCTGGTGCGGGAGATCTCGCCGCTTTTGGGCCCCCTGTGCGAAGACGTCCTGCGGGTCCAGTTGCGTCACACGTTGGAGATCGAAGCTGTGAGCGCCGCCGAACGCGCCGCGGGCACTCTGCCGGGCGCGCGCAGCGTCGCGGTGGCGTTCGCAGATCTGGTTGGCTTCACGAAGCTCGGCGAGGCGGTACCTCCGGAGGAGCTGGAGAATCTGGCCAGCCGGCTCACCTCCACGGCGCACGATGTCGTGGCACCGCCGGTTCGGTTCATCAAGACGATCGGCGATGCGGTGATGCTGGTCAGTCCGGATTCGGTAGCGCTGCTGCGCACCATGTTGGATCTGCTCGCCGCTGCCGCGAAGCACGTCGACTTTCCGCAGATCCGGGTGGGCATGTCCTACGGCCCCGCGGTGAGCCGCGCGGGGGACTGGTTCGGCAGTCCGGTGAACGTGGCCAGTCGGGTGACCGGTGCGGCGCGGCCGGATTCGGTGTTGGTCGCCGAACCAGCTCGCGAGGCGATCGGTGAGGCCGGCCGGTTCGCGTGGTCGTTCGCGGGCACCCGCCACTTCAAAGGCGTCAAGGGGGAGACCAAGGTCTTCCGGGCGAGGGTGTCCGACGACTGA
- a CDS encoding DNA-deoxyinosine glycosylase: MTAPQVHGLDPIVGDGAHTLILGNMLSVRSVENQQYYGNPRNAFWRITGELYGFAADDPYVERTAALVANGVAVWDVLKSCRRAGSLDSAVEPDSMVANNFGELFIAQPGITRVFFNGAAAEKNFHRLVRVEPDVHYRRLPSTSPAHTMRYEDKLTAWRDAITAR, translated from the coding sequence ATGACAGCACCACAGGTGCATGGGCTTGACCCGATCGTCGGAGACGGGGCACACACCTTGATCCTGGGCAACATGCTCAGCGTGCGCTCTGTCGAGAATCAGCAGTACTACGGTAATCCCCGCAACGCGTTCTGGCGGATCACCGGTGAGCTCTACGGGTTCGCCGCCGACGATCCGTACGTCGAGCGGACCGCGGCGCTTGTCGCCAACGGCGTCGCGGTGTGGGACGTCCTGAAATCCTGCAGGCGCGCAGGCAGTCTGGATTCAGCAGTGGAGCCGGACAGCATGGTGGCCAACAACTTTGGTGAGCTGTTCATCGCACAGCCGGGAATCACGCGGGTCTTTTTCAACGGTGCGGCCGCGGAGAAGAACTTCCACCGTCTGGTCCGCGTCGAGCCGGACGTGCACTATCGGCGACTACCGTCGACGAGTCCCGCTCATACGATGCGTTATGAGGACAAGCTGACCGCGTGGCGCGATGCCATCACCGCGCGCTAA
- a CDS encoding IS1380 family transposase, which translates to MQVSHSFASQSAVFDDDHLVSCAGLVPVMTLAQQTGLTRLLSEKVQIVAPRIKSGAANPSPKLATLIAGMCAGADCIDDIDLVRSGGMTTLFDGVYAPSTVGTLLREFTFGHARQLESVLRDHLVALCGRVDLLPDAAKGSVFIDIDSLLRPVYGRAKQGASYGHTKIAGKQILRKGLSPLATTISTAGSAPVIAGMRLRAGKTASAKGAGRMVAQAIRTARAAGASGQILVRGDSAYGNRAVVRSCLRAGARFSLVMIRNPAVERALAAIDESAWTPVSYPGAVQDPDTGAWISDAEVAEIPYTAFASTPDRITARLIVRRVKDARFPDALFPVWRYHPFFTNTDLPADQADITHRQHAIIETVFADLIDGPLAHIPSGRFGANSAWILCAAIAHNLLRAAGVLAGENHGRARGSTLRRKIVNIPARLARPQRRPILHLPTHWPWSRAWLMLWHNIIGPSPPNAATV; encoded by the coding sequence GTGCAAGTTTCGCACAGCTTCGCTTCGCAGTCAGCGGTGTTCGATGACGATCATCTCGTGTCGTGCGCCGGGCTGGTACCGGTGATGACGTTGGCCCAGCAGACCGGGCTGACTCGGCTTCTCTCGGAGAAGGTCCAGATCGTCGCGCCGCGGATCAAGTCCGGGGCGGCCAACCCGTCTCCGAAACTGGCCACGCTGATCGCGGGCATGTGCGCGGGCGCGGACTGCATCGACGACATCGACCTGGTCCGCAGCGGCGGCATGACGACGCTCTTCGACGGCGTGTACGCACCGTCGACGGTCGGAACGTTGTTGCGAGAGTTCACCTTCGGTCACGCCCGCCAACTCGAATCGGTACTACGTGACCATCTGGTGGCGCTGTGTGGGAGGGTCGACCTGCTCCCTGATGCCGCCAAGGGGTCGGTGTTCATCGACATCGACTCGCTGCTACGTCCGGTCTACGGGCGCGCCAAACAGGGCGCCTCCTACGGACACACCAAGATCGCCGGCAAGCAGATCCTGCGCAAGGGACTCTCACCGCTGGCCACCACCATCAGCACCGCGGGGTCGGCACCGGTGATCGCCGGGATGCGGCTACGCGCGGGCAAGACCGCCTCGGCCAAGGGTGCCGGGCGCATGGTCGCCCAAGCCATCAGAACCGCCCGCGCCGCCGGAGCCAGCGGGCAGATCCTGGTGCGCGGCGACTCGGCCTACGGCAACCGGGCGGTGGTGCGGAGCTGCCTGCGCGCGGGCGCCCGGTTCTCGCTGGTGATGATCCGAAACCCCGCCGTGGAACGCGCGCTGGCCGCCATCGACGAGAGCGCCTGGACCCCGGTGTCTTATCCCGGCGCAGTCCAAGATCCCGATACCGGGGCCTGGATCTCTGATGCCGAAGTCGCCGAAATCCCCTACACCGCTTTTGCATCCACCCCCGATCGAATCACCGCGCGCCTCATCGTGCGTCGAGTCAAAGACGCCCGGTTTCCCGACGCACTGTTTCCGGTCTGGCGATATCACCCGTTCTTCACCAACACCGACCTGCCCGCCGATCAGGCCGACATCACCCACCGCCAACACGCGATCATCGAGACCGTGTTCGCCGACCTGATCGACGGACCGCTAGCACACATCCCGTCGGGCCGCTTCGGGGCGAACTCCGCCTGGATCCTGTGCGCGGCCATCGCCCACAACCTGCTGCGCGCCGCCGGGGTGCTGGCAGGTGAGAACCACGGCCGGGCGCGGGGATCCACACTGCGCCGCAAGATCGTCAACATTCCCGCGCGACTCGCCCGTCCGCAACGCCGGCCCATCCTGCACCTACCCACCCACTGGCCCTGGTCTCGGGCCTGGCTCATGCTGTGGCACAACATCATCGGCCCTAGCCCGCCCAATGCCGCTACTGTCTGA
- a CDS encoding amidase → MDDRELAFVGAAQQARLLADGTITAPALLDVYLERIARLDPELRSYRVVLAESAREQAADAQARLDAGERLPLLGVPIAIKDDVDIAGAVTTYGSAAHGPARAADAEVIRRLRHAGAVFVGKTNVPEMTLWSFAETVAFGATRNPWNTEYTPGGSSGGSAASVAAGLASMALGSDGMGSIRIPSTWCGLFGIKPQRDRVPLAPRDGAWNGLTVNGPIARTVEDAALFLDVTSDESGFVAAAAKEPGTLRIAVGTKVPLGVVTRVGARQRAAVEESASLLRELGHHVVLRDPDYPSTAIAHALSRYFRGAYDDVQTLPQPERLEARTREFARIGSFISDERMNRIRAAESELAERVQSIYDDVDVVLTPGTALGPSRIGAYQRRGAVSTLMLVAARVPYQAVFNATGQPAAVVPWGLDGNGVPTSIQLVGRPFDEATLLSLSAQIEKARPWADRRPPVS, encoded by the coding sequence ATGGACGATCGTGAACTCGCCTTCGTGGGCGCCGCACAGCAGGCCCGCCTGCTGGCCGACGGCACTATCACCGCTCCTGCGCTGCTCGATGTGTACCTGGAACGCATCGCCCGCCTCGACCCCGAACTCCGGTCCTATCGCGTCGTCCTCGCCGAAAGCGCTCGCGAGCAGGCGGCCGACGCCCAGGCCCGCCTCGACGCGGGTGAACGGTTGCCGCTGCTCGGTGTGCCGATCGCCATCAAGGACGACGTGGACATCGCGGGTGCGGTCACGACGTACGGATCTGCGGCCCATGGCCCAGCTCGCGCCGCTGACGCTGAAGTCATTCGGCGACTGCGCCACGCGGGGGCGGTCTTCGTCGGCAAGACCAACGTGCCCGAGATGACGTTGTGGTCGTTCGCCGAGACGGTCGCGTTCGGGGCGACAAGAAATCCGTGGAACACCGAATACACCCCGGGCGGCAGCAGCGGTGGAAGTGCCGCGTCGGTCGCCGCGGGACTCGCATCGATGGCCTTGGGGTCCGACGGCATGGGGTCGATCCGGATCCCGTCGACGTGGTGTGGGTTGTTCGGCATCAAGCCGCAGCGGGACCGGGTACCGCTGGCCCCGCGTGACGGCGCGTGGAATGGCTTGACCGTCAACGGCCCGATTGCGCGGACGGTCGAGGACGCCGCGTTGTTCCTCGATGTGACGAGCGACGAGTCCGGCTTCGTCGCCGCGGCGGCGAAAGAGCCTGGCACGCTTCGGATTGCGGTCGGCACGAAGGTCCCGTTGGGAGTGGTGACACGAGTTGGCGCCCGACAGCGGGCGGCGGTGGAGGAGTCGGCATCGCTACTGCGTGAGCTTGGACATCACGTGGTCTTGCGGGACCCCGACTATCCATCGACCGCGATAGCCCATGCGTTGTCGCGGTACTTCCGGGGGGCTTACGACGATGTGCAGACCTTGCCTCAACCGGAGCGACTGGAGGCGCGTACCCGGGAGTTCGCCCGGATCGGTAGCTTCATCTCCGATGAACGGATGAATCGGATCAGGGCGGCAGAGAGCGAGCTGGCCGAACGTGTTCAGTCGATCTATGACGACGTAGACGTCGTCCTCACTCCAGGCACGGCGTTGGGGCCGTCGCGAATCGGCGCCTACCAGCGGCGCGGTGCAGTGTCGACGCTGATGCTGGTTGCCGCGCGGGTGCCGTATCAGGCGGTGTTCAATGCGACGGGTCAGCCGGCCGCCGTCGTGCCCTGGGGCCTCGACGGCAATGGCGTGCCGACCTCGATCCAGTTGGTAGGGCGGCCGTTCGACGAGGCGACGCTGCTGTCGCTGAGTGCCCAGATCGAGAAGGCGCGACCGTGGGCGGACCGCCGCCCTCCGGTGTCTTAG
- a CDS encoding HIT family protein — protein sequence MSCVFCAVVAGESPAIKIYEDDDYLALLDIRPFTRGHTLVIPKQHTVDLTDTPPQTVAAMVTIGQRIARAARQSGLHADGNNVVINDGKAAFQSVFHIHLHVLPRQSGDKLSFAKGMLLRRDPDREESGRLLAEALAKLDAASEEGAS from the coding sequence ATGTCCTGTGTGTTCTGCGCCGTCGTCGCCGGCGAATCTCCTGCCATCAAGATCTATGAGGACGACGACTATCTGGCTCTGCTGGACATCCGGCCGTTCACGCGTGGCCACACGCTGGTCATCCCCAAACAGCACACTGTCGACCTGACCGACACGCCGCCGCAGACGGTCGCCGCGATGGTGACCATAGGGCAGCGGATCGCGCGCGCGGCGCGGCAGTCTGGTCTGCACGCCGACGGCAACAACGTCGTCATCAACGACGGTAAGGCCGCCTTTCAGAGCGTCTTCCACATTCACCTGCACGTGTTGCCGCGCCAAAGCGGCGACAAGCTGTCGTTCGCGAAAGGCATGCTGCTGCGCCGTGACCCGGATCGGGAGGAGTCCGGTCGCCTCCTGGCCGAAGCGCTGGCCAAGCTCGACGCCGCTTCAGAGGAGGGGGCGTCGTGA
- a CDS encoding nitroreductase family deazaflavin-dependent oxidoreductase, with protein MTSRLQRAALKVLSIHDKIYQASNGWIGHRLPFAPPNLLLRSIGAKTGAARTNSLTYAKDGDTYLIVASNGGAKRYPAWYHNLKAKPDVEINVGPKRFPVTARIVGPEDADYARLFRIADENNSGRYTAYQKKTTRPISVIALTPKA; from the coding sequence GTGACTTCACGGCTCCAGCGCGCGGCGCTGAAGGTGTTGAGCATCCACGACAAGATCTACCAGGCCAGCAACGGCTGGATCGGCCACCGCCTGCCCTTCGCTCCGCCGAACCTGTTGTTGCGCTCAATCGGAGCGAAAACAGGTGCGGCAAGGACGAACTCGTTGACCTACGCCAAAGACGGCGACACCTATCTGATCGTCGCGTCCAACGGGGGCGCGAAACGGTATCCGGCCTGGTACCACAATCTGAAGGCCAAACCCGACGTCGAGATCAACGTGGGGCCCAAGCGGTTTCCGGTCACAGCGCGGATCGTGGGACCAGAAGATGCCGACTACGCCAGGCTCTTCCGGATCGCCGACGAAAACAACAGCGGCCGCTATACGGCCTACCAGAAGAAGACGACACGGCCGATCAGTGTCATCGCGCTCACGCCGAAAGCTTGA